A segment of the Sulfurovum indicum genome:
ATTCTTGGACTTGAGTTTCATATCTCGTCTCCAGAGATCGTAGATCTCATCCGTGTTGGTAGAGATACTGTCGACCATCACCGCATAACTTTGTGAATGCAATGCCTCTTCAAAAGCCTGACGCACCAGAATAAGGTTCACTTCCGGAGAGGTAATGAAAGGGTTGAGGTTGTCAATGATGTTGTTCGTCTGAAGCGAATCCATAAAGATCAGTTGTGCCAGTACCTTGTCATAAGCTGTTTTCTCTGCATCGGTCAAATGCTTATAATCATTCACATCCCTGGTCATATCAACCTCTTTGGGGAACCAGGTATTGTTCAGCATCATCTCCCAAAGATTGTATGCCCATTGGTATTTAATGTCGTTCAGTTCGAATATCCCTGTCGGGTCTCCGCCAAAGATCTTTCTTTCATTAGTCTTCTCCCGGGAATCAGGATTATATATCTTTTTACGTATCATTGATGTATTCACCTTTTGTCTATCCACAGTCTGCCCATGCAACCTGACAACAGTACACTATATCGCTCATTCAATATTGTTGACAAAAGAAGCATTTAGACTTTGGAGTAAAATATTTTTAAATTATTATACACATCTATGCTGATTTTTAGCTACACTCCGAATATGAAACCCATCGAAGAAGAGAAACTAAAACAACTGCTGCAGATTGTTCCGGACTATCCTATGATACGTATCGTTCATTTTGCAGACAGCGGAGAGACCATGCCCCGGACCATTGGAGAATTCATAGAAAAAAAGGGGTATGAATATCAGATCAACTGTCTGGATACGGACTATTTTGAAACTCTGCAGAAAACATTTGATACACAAGAGAGCATCAAACCTGTCAAATTCACCCTGTCGCGTCCCCGTTATATGGTACAAGGCAAGGTTTTTGAGTATGTGTTCGTCACAGCCGCTGTAGAAGAGTCTATACGGGAGGATTTCCTAAAACGGGTACATCCTATCATGAAAAATGCGGGAAATATCATTATTTTTCTTCCCAAAAAAGACCATATCCAGCGATATGAATGGATGAGACTGCTGGAAGAGAACTATTATGTTGCGACCAATACCATCGATGATCTTTTTGAACACTACGATGTCCTGATCTCCAAAAAGATGCATGGTTGGGGCGGATGACAGACAGGGAGATCAGTGCAGCACAACTGAAGATAAAAGAGTGGTATGCCCGTTACGGAAGAGATAACCTGCCCTGGCGTATGACCGATGATCCCTACCACATCTACCTCAGTGAAGTAATGCTGCAGCAGACACAGGTCAAAACTGTACTGGAGCGCTACTATTTTCCTTTTCTGAAAAAGTTCCCTACGCTCAAAGCACTTGGAGATGCACCGCTTGATGAGGTACTCAAAATGTGGGAAGGGCTGGGTTACTACAACCGTGCCAGGAACCTGCACAAAACTGCTCAAACACTCATTGGGCAGGCACAAGGCGCTGCCCCTACGTTACCCACAGAAATAGATGAGCTTATCAAACTGCCCGGCATCGGTAAAAATACAGCTCATGCCGTAGCAGCCTTTGCCTTCAAACAGCCTGTTCCCGTTATGGAGGCAAATGTCAAACGCATTCTGTGCCGTCTCTTCCTGCTAAAATCCCCAAACGATAAACACCTATGGGAATATGCCTACAGACTGGTAGACAAAAACAATCCTTTCGATTACAATCAGGCAATGATGGATATCGGTGCGACCATCTGTCTTCCTAAAAAGCCTGAATGCGGAGAGTGCCCTCTGGAAGAGATATGCAATGGCAAAAAAGATCCTGAGCACTACCCTGTAAAAAAAAGCCGAAAAGTACCTGTAAGAGAACAGAATATCCAGCTTCATATCTATGATGACAAACTTTCACTTACCCAGCGTACAGGGAAGTTTCTTCATAGACTATGGGGATTTGAAAGTGTTGAAATGCCCCAGTGTGCAACCAGACACATCGGGATGGTCACCCATACCTATACCCACTTCAAGCTGGTTTGCAATGTCTTTGCCTACTACGAAACAGAGCCTGAACAGGAACACTATTTTTCGGTCAGTGAGATCAAAAAACTGGCGATCTCAAAAGTAGATGAAAAAATTATAAAATTGTATTTACATACCATTTCAGGTGAATAGTTAAGAGTGAAGAGTAAAGAGTTTTGGTATGCTTTTCTTTTAGAAACTGAAAAGATTTTATTAGATTGACTGAAGGTATAATAGATGAATAAAGAAGAAGAATTTGAACAAGCCATTACAAAAGTATTGGAACTGCTGGGAGAAGATCCCAGGCGAGAAGGCTTGCTTAAGACACCCAGCCGTGTAGCCAAAGCATTGCAGTTTTTGACAGAAGGGTACCATCAGGACCCCAGAGAAATCCTCAACCAGGCACTCTTTTCCACCAGCAATGACGAGATGGTACTTGTACGTGATATCGAGTTCTACTCTATGTGTGAACACCATATGCTGCCAATTATCGGAAGATGCCACGTAGCCTATATCCCTGACGGCAAAGTGGTTGGACTCAGTAAAATACCTCGTATTGTCAATGTCTATGCCCGCCGTCTGCAGATACAGGAGCAGATGACCGAGCAGATCGCCGATGCCATTTTGGAGACCATCAAACCCAAAGGGGTCGCGGTGGTTGTGCATGCACGCCATATGTGTATGGAGATGAGAGGGGTACAGAAGATCAACTCCACTACTGTCTCTTCGGCACTGCGCGGACTTTTTAAAAGTGATGAACGAACCCGTAACGAGTTCTACAACCTTATCAACACACCCGCACCTTCAAACTTTTAGGTTAAAAGCCAGGAGAGTGCCTTTTCTCTATTTTTGAAGAATCTGGTCTTGCCTGCCATGAAATGGGCCATCATTTTTACAGAGATCTCTTCCCACTGCCTGTCACCTACGATCGCCATCTTGTCAAAGGCGTTTCGGTGCTTTAGCCCAAACTTCAGATCATCC
Coding sequences within it:
- the mutY gene encoding A/G-specific adenine glycosylase is translated as MTDREISAAQLKIKEWYARYGRDNLPWRMTDDPYHIYLSEVMLQQTQVKTVLERYYFPFLKKFPTLKALGDAPLDEVLKMWEGLGYYNRARNLHKTAQTLIGQAQGAAPTLPTEIDELIKLPGIGKNTAHAVAAFAFKQPVPVMEANVKRILCRLFLLKSPNDKHLWEYAYRLVDKNNPFDYNQAMMDIGATICLPKKPECGECPLEEICNGKKDPEHYPVKKSRKVPVREQNIQLHIYDDKLSLTQRTGKFLHRLWGFESVEMPQCATRHIGMVTHTYTHFKLVCNVFAYYETEPEQEHYFSVSEIKKLAISKVDEKIIKLYLHTISGE
- the folE gene encoding GTP cyclohydrolase I FolE, which produces MNKEEEFEQAITKVLELLGEDPRREGLLKTPSRVAKALQFLTEGYHQDPREILNQALFSTSNDEMVLVRDIEFYSMCEHHMLPIIGRCHVAYIPDGKVVGLSKIPRIVNVYARRLQIQEQMTEQIADAILETIKPKGVAVVVHARHMCMEMRGVQKINSTTVSSALRGLFKSDERTRNEFYNLINTPAPSNF